One segment of Eulemur rufifrons isolate Redbay chromosome 4, OSU_ERuf_1, whole genome shotgun sequence DNA contains the following:
- the ZIC2 gene encoding zinc finger protein ZIC 2 isoform X2, whose protein sequence is MLLDAGPQFPAIGVGSFARHHHQSAAAAAAAAAEMQDRELSLAAAQNGFVDSAAAHMGAFKLNPGAHELSPGQSSAFTSQGPGAYPGSAAAAAAAAALGPHAAHVGSYSGPPFNSTRDFLFRSRGFGDSAPGGGQHGLFGPGAGGLHHAHSDAQGHLLFPGLPEQHGPHGSQNVLNGQMRLGLPGEVFGRSEQYRQVASPRTDPYSAAQLHNQYGPMNMNMGMNMAAAAAHHHHHHHHPGAFFRYMRQQCIKQELICKWIDPEQLSNPKKSCNKTFSTMHELVTHVSVEHVGGPEQSNHVCFWEECPREGKPFKAKYKLVNHIRVHTGEKPFPCPFPGCGKVFARSENLKIHKRTHTGEKPFQCEFEGCDRRFANSSDRKKHMHVHTSDKPYLCKMCDKSYTHPSSLRKHMKVHESSPQGSESSPAASSGYESSTPPGLVSPSAEPQSSSNLSPSSGGGSGTAGGHSGLSSNFNEWYV, encoded by the exons ATGCTCCTGGACGCGGGTCCGCAATTCCCGGCCATCGGGGTGGGCAGCTTCGCGCGCCACCATCACCagtcggcggcggcggcggcggcggcggccgccgagatGCAGGACCGTGAACTGAGCCTGGCGGCGGCGCAGAACGGCTTCGTAGACTCAGCCGCCGCACATATGGGAGCCTTCAAGCTGAACCCGGGTGCGCACGAGCTGTCCCCGGGCCAGAGCTCCGCGTTCACGTCGCAGGGCCCCGGCGCTTATCCCGGttcggctgcggctgcggctgcaGCCGCCGCGCTCGGGCCCCACGCCGCGCATGTTGGCTCCTACTCTGGGCCGCCCTTCAACTCCACCCGGGACTTTCTGTTCCGTAGCCGCGGCTTCGGGGACTCTGCGCCGGGCGGCGGGCAGCATGGGCTGTTCGGGCCCGGCGCGGGCGGCCTGCACCATGCGCACTCGGACGCGCAGGGCCACCTTCTCTTCCCCGGCCTCCCGGAGCAGCACGGGCCGCATGGTTCACAGAATGTGCTCAATGGGCAGATGCGCCTCGGGCTGCCCGGTGAGGTGTTCGGGCGCTCGGAGCAATACCGCCAGGTGGCCAGCCCGCGGACCGACCCCTACTCTGCGGCGCAACTCCACAACCAGTACGGCCCCATGAATATGAACATGGGTATGAACATGGCAGCGGCCGCggcccaccatcaccaccaccaccaccaccccggTGCCTTTTTCCGCTACATGCGGCAGCAGTGCATCAAGCAGGAGCTCATCTGCAAGTGGATCGACCCCGAGCAGCTGAGCAATCCCAAGAAGAGTTGCAACAAAACTTTCAGCACCATGCACGAGCTGGTGACCCACGTCTCGGTGGAGCACGTCGGTGGCCCGGAGCAGAGCAACCACGTCTGCTTCTGGGAGGAGTGTCCGCGCGAAGGCAAGCCCTTCAAGGCCAAATACAAACTGGTCAACCACATCCGCGTGCACACAGGCGAGAAACCCTTCCCTTGCCCCTTCCCGGGCTGCGGCAAGGTCTTCGCGCGCTCCGAGAACCTCAAGATCCACAAAAGAACGCACACAG GGGAGAAGCCGTTCCAGTGTGAGTTTGAGGGCTGCGACCGGCGCTTTGCCAACAGCAGCGACAGGAAGAAGCACATGCACGTCCACACCTCCGATAAGCCCTATCTCTGCAAGATGTGCGACAAGTCCTACACGCACCCCAGCTCGCTGCGGAAGCACATGAAG GTCCATGAGTCCTCCCCGCAGGGCTCTGAGTCCTCTCCGGCTGCCAGCTCAGGCTACGAGTCGTCCACGCCCCCGGGGTTGGTGTCCCCCAGCGCTGAGCCCCAGAGCAGCTCCAACTTGTCCCC CAGCTCTGGCGGGGGCAGCGGGACAGCCGGGGGCCACAGCGGCCTCTCCTCCAACTTCAATGAATGGTACGTGTGA
- the ZIC5 gene encoding zinc finger protein ZIC 5 has translation MFLKAGRGKKVPPVRVYGPDCVVLMEPPLSKRNPPALRLADLATAQAQPLQNMTGFPALASPPAHSQLRAAAAHLRPRDLGADPGVAITPLGPEHMAQTSALGLSPPSQALLAHPEAPAAAARAAISVAHPGAGTYPGGGGGSGAQPSAPPPPAPPLPPSPSPPPPPLPPPPPPPALSGYTTTNSGGGGSSGKGHSRDFVLRRDLSATAPAAAMHGAPLGGEQRSATSSPQHPAPPPHSAGMFISASGTYAGPDSGGGPALFPALHDTPGAPGGHPHPLNGQMRLGLAAAAAAAAAELYGRAEPPFAPRSGDAHYGAVAAAAAAALHGYGAVNLNLNLAAAAAAAAAGPGPHLQHHAPPPAPPPPPPAPAQHPHQHHPHLPGAAGAFLRYMRQPIKQELICKWIDPEELAGLPPPPPPPPPPPPPAGSAKPCSKTFGTMHELVNHVTVEHVGGPEQSSHVCFWEDCPREGKPFKAKYKLINHIRVHTGEKPFPCPFPGCGKVFARSENLKIHKRTHTGEKPFKCEFDGCDRKFANSSDRKKHSHVHTSDKPYYCKIRGCDKSYTHPSSLRKHMKIHCKSPPPSPGTLGYSSVGTPVGAPLSPVLDPARSRSSTLSPQVTNLNEWYVCQASGAPSHLHTPSSNGTTSESEDEEIYGNPEVVRTIH, from the exons atgtttttgaAGGCGGGCAGAGGGAAAAAAGTCCCCCCAGTGAGGGTCTATGGGCCTGATTGTGTAGTTCTGATGGAGCCCCCTTTGAGCAAGAGGAACCCGCCAGCGCTGAGATTAGCGGATTTGGCAACAGCTCAGGCCCAGCCGCTTCAGAATATGACAGGCTTCCCGGCGCTGGCCAGCCCGCCCGCCCACTCCCAACTCCGCGCCGCTGCCGCGCACCTCCGCCCGCGGGACCTGGGCGCTGACCCCGGCGTGGCCATCACTCCGCTCGGACCCGAGCACATGGCCCAGACGAGCGCGCTGGGCCTCAGCCCTCCCTCCCAGGCGCTCCTGGCACACCCCGAGGCTCCGGCGGCTGCCGCCCGTGCTGCAATCTCGGTCGCGCACCCCGGCGCGGGAACCTACCCCGGTGGAGGGGGCGGCAGTGGCGCGCAGCCCtccgcgcccccgcccccagcccctcctcttcctccctccccttcaccccctcccccgcccctgcctcctcctcctcctcctcctgccctctcgGGCTACACCACCACCAAcagtggcggcggcggcagcagcggcaAAGGCCACAGCAGGGACTTCGTCCTCCGGAGGGACCTTTCCGCCACGGCCCCCGCGGCGGCCATGCACGGGGCCCCGCTCGGAGGGGAGCAGCGGTCCGCCACCAGCTCCCCCCAGCACCCGGCCCCGCCTCCCCACTCGGCCGGCATGTTCATCTCGGCCAGCGGCACCTACGCGGGCCCGGACAGCGGCGGCGGCCCAGCGCTCTTCCCCGCGCTGCACGACACGCCGGGGGCCCCTGGCGGCCACCCGCACCCGCTCAACGGCCAGATGCGCCTGGGGctggcagcggcggcggcggccgcggcggccgAGCTCTACGGCCGCGCGGAGCCGCCCTTCGCGCCGCGCTCTGGGGACGCGCACTACGGGGCGGTGGCGGCTGCTGCAGCCGCCGCCCTGCACGGCTACGGAGCCGTGAACTTAAACCTGAACctggcggcggcggccgccgcaGCAGCAGCCGGGCCTGGGCCCCACCTGCAGCACCACGCACCGCCcccggcgccgccgccgccgccgccggcgccCGCGCAGCACCCGCACCagcaccacccccacctcccaggggcGGCCGGGGCCTTCCTGCGCTACATGCGGCAGCCAATCAAGCAGGAGCTCATCTGCAAGTGGATCGACCCCGAAGAGCTGGCCgggctgccgccgccgccgccgccgccaccgccgccaccgCCCCCGGCCGGCAGCGCCAAGCCCTGCTCCAAAACTTTCGGCACCATGCACGAGCTGGTGAACCACGTCACGGTGGAGCACGTGGGCGGCCCCGAGCAGAGCAGCCACGTCTGCTTCTGGGAGGACTGTCCGCGCGAGGGCAAGCCCTTCAAGGCCAAATACAAGCTCATCAACCACATCCGCGTGCACACCGGCGAGaagcccttcccctgccccttcccggGCTGCGGCAAGGTCTTCGCGCGCTCGGAAAATCTCAAGATCCACAAGCGCACTCATACAG GGGAAAAGCCTTTCAAATGTGAATTTGATGGCTGTGACAGGAAGTTTGCCAATAGCAGTGATCGAAAGAAACACTCGCATGTCCACACCAGTGACAAGCCCTACTACTGCAAGATCCGAGGCTGTGACAAATCCTACACTCACCCGAGCTCTCTGCGGAAGCACATGAAGATCCACTGCAAGTCCCCACCACCTTCCCCAGGAACCCTTGGTTACTCATCAGTGGGGACTCCAGTGGGTGCCCCCTTGTCCCCTGTGCTGGACCCAGCCAGGAGTCGCTCCAGCACTCTGTCCCCTCAGGTGACCAACCTCAACGAGTGGTACGTTTGCCAGGCCAGCGGGGCACCCAGCCACCTCCATACACCTTCCAGCAACGGAACCACCTCCGAGTCTGAAGATGAGGAAATTTATGGAAACCCTGAAGTTGTGCGGACGATACATTAg
- the ZIC2 gene encoding zinc finger protein ZIC 2 isoform X1: MLLDAGPQFPAIGVGSFARHHHQSAAAAAAAAAEMQDRELSLAAAQNGFVDSAAAHMGAFKLNPGAHELSPGQSSAFTSQGPGAYPGSAAAAAAAAALGPHAAHVGSYSGPPFNSTRDFLFRSRGFGDSAPGGGQHGLFGPGAGGLHHAHSDAQGHLLFPGLPEQHGPHGSQNVLNGQMRLGLPGEVFGRSEQYRQVASPRTDPYSAAQLHNQYGPMNMNMGMNMAAAAAHHHHHHHHPGAFFRYMRQQCIKQELICKWIDPEQLSNPKKSCNKTFSTMHELVTHVSVEHVGGPEQSNHVCFWEECPREGKPFKAKYKLVNHIRVHTGEKPFPCPFPGCGKVFARSENLKIHKRTHTGEKPFQCEFEGCDRRFANSSDRKKHMHVHTSDKPYLCKMCDKSYTHPSSLRKHMKVHESSPQGSESSPAASSGYESSTPPGLVSPSAEPQSSSNLSPVAAAAAAAAAAAAAAVSAVHRGGGSGSGGAGGSSGSSGTSGGGGGAGGGGGGSSGGGSGTAGGHSGLSSNFNEWYV, from the exons ATGCTCCTGGACGCGGGTCCGCAATTCCCGGCCATCGGGGTGGGCAGCTTCGCGCGCCACCATCACCagtcggcggcggcggcggcggcggcggccgccgagatGCAGGACCGTGAACTGAGCCTGGCGGCGGCGCAGAACGGCTTCGTAGACTCAGCCGCCGCACATATGGGAGCCTTCAAGCTGAACCCGGGTGCGCACGAGCTGTCCCCGGGCCAGAGCTCCGCGTTCACGTCGCAGGGCCCCGGCGCTTATCCCGGttcggctgcggctgcggctgcaGCCGCCGCGCTCGGGCCCCACGCCGCGCATGTTGGCTCCTACTCTGGGCCGCCCTTCAACTCCACCCGGGACTTTCTGTTCCGTAGCCGCGGCTTCGGGGACTCTGCGCCGGGCGGCGGGCAGCATGGGCTGTTCGGGCCCGGCGCGGGCGGCCTGCACCATGCGCACTCGGACGCGCAGGGCCACCTTCTCTTCCCCGGCCTCCCGGAGCAGCACGGGCCGCATGGTTCACAGAATGTGCTCAATGGGCAGATGCGCCTCGGGCTGCCCGGTGAGGTGTTCGGGCGCTCGGAGCAATACCGCCAGGTGGCCAGCCCGCGGACCGACCCCTACTCTGCGGCGCAACTCCACAACCAGTACGGCCCCATGAATATGAACATGGGTATGAACATGGCAGCGGCCGCggcccaccatcaccaccaccaccaccaccccggTGCCTTTTTCCGCTACATGCGGCAGCAGTGCATCAAGCAGGAGCTCATCTGCAAGTGGATCGACCCCGAGCAGCTGAGCAATCCCAAGAAGAGTTGCAACAAAACTTTCAGCACCATGCACGAGCTGGTGACCCACGTCTCGGTGGAGCACGTCGGTGGCCCGGAGCAGAGCAACCACGTCTGCTTCTGGGAGGAGTGTCCGCGCGAAGGCAAGCCCTTCAAGGCCAAATACAAACTGGTCAACCACATCCGCGTGCACACAGGCGAGAAACCCTTCCCTTGCCCCTTCCCGGGCTGCGGCAAGGTCTTCGCGCGCTCCGAGAACCTCAAGATCCACAAAAGAACGCACACAG GGGAGAAGCCGTTCCAGTGTGAGTTTGAGGGCTGCGACCGGCGCTTTGCCAACAGCAGCGACAGGAAGAAGCACATGCACGTCCACACCTCCGATAAGCCCTATCTCTGCAAGATGTGCGACAAGTCCTACACGCACCCCAGCTCGCTGCGGAAGCACATGAAG GTCCATGAGTCCTCCCCGCAGGGCTCTGAGTCCTCTCCGGCTGCCAGCTCAGGCTACGAGTCGTCCACGCCCCCGGGGTTGGTGTCCCCCAGCGCTGAGCCCCAGAGCAGCTCCAACTTGTCCCCagtggcggcagcagcagcagcagcggccgcAGCAGCGGCGGCCGCAGTGTCCGCTGTGCACCGGGGCGGAGGCTCGGGCAGCGGCGGCGCGGGTGGCAGCTCCGGCAGCAGCGGCACTagcgggggcggcggcggggcgggTGGTGGGGGTGGCGGCAGCTCTGGCGGGGGCAGCGGGACAGCCGGGGGCCACAGCGGCCTCTCCTCCAACTTCAATGAATGGTACGTGTGA